Below is a genomic region from Culicoides brevitarsis isolate CSIRO-B50_1 chromosome 2, AGI_CSIRO_Cbre_v1, whole genome shotgun sequence.
TTTTTCTCTTGTATCCGTTGACGTTATACTCGAAATCTGAATCCGCATTATCAGCATCATCCATCCCGTCGATGTCGTTCATGTCAATTTCATCGTATAACCAATCTTTGGGCAAATCTTCGCTGTTTTTCGATGTTCCGCCATCCTTTGACATATCGCCTTCGTTCATTAAGCCGCTGTATGATGACGATAACGAGTCTTCAATTTGCATCGGATTTCCGCCTGAAACTTTTTCCGTAAACAACGAATCGCTCGGAAACCCTTCGGGACCATCAACACGCTTGAAACTTCGGAATGGACGAGCATTTTGCATCCGCATCAAGTATTGGCGTTTCGGTTTGCGCCATCGTTGCGACGGATAGCTGTAAATTTGACCTTCTCGCAGCGCTGGCATACGTTGACGTCTGTGGGCATACAGATGACAACTTCGCTGCGCTACGCCGGTTTGTGCATCAACAAAAGGCATTCGTGATTTGCGTTCCATGCAAAGTCTCGCATTGAAATTCGAACTGATCTCGATGGTTTCGCGGTACGACGAATCGTTGAGGAAACTCTCGATTTTCCGCAAATTCGGCACACTTACAATCTCAATATCGACAGacgacattttgaaaaaataatagtacACACTTCACACTACTTCTGTTTTTTCGCTATTCTCGGTCCCTTGCACGTAATATGTACGCAGCGACAGTGATTACAGCACCGTCTATGCACCGAACGTACGCTGCTCTCTCCTCTCTATGGAAtcgttattaatttattattattatcgtcaaGTCTTTCGAATAGTCTTTTCACTATTTTACTAATTTCTGTTCTCGCAgctttttacttcattttgaAGCGCTTTCTCTTCCCTTTTTACTGAACCGCACAAAGACTCCCGCTTATCCGAACGAAAAGTagcaaaatttgcaaaaactttgaaaccataaatttgaaaagtttatttttttctgcatataCCCTACACAATTATTCCGACTGAATTACGATCGAACACTCGTATTCGAATGTCATCTTCTACTTTCCATTGTCGCCAACATTGTCGCTCATAATAGCTcgttatataataaatttcaaagtataaacatttttttttgacttaatttttcctttctaaaaactattttgaaaaatttttctataaacataatctaatttaaaaaaagttttcaaaatggctttgacacagtttttgatttagttttgctcttgatttagttttcaaaacaaaactatgtcaaagaaaaaaaattttttcagttttaattttttggcagttttgagttataaaatgattaaaaatgataaattagagccctctgacaaatttttatccatttggagcaagatttaacaaaaatgactttgacacagtttttgacatagttttgctcttgatttagttttcaaaacaaaactatgtcaaagaaaaaattttttttcagttttaattttttggcagttttgagttataaaatgattaaaaatgataaattagagccctctgacaaatttttatccatttggagcaagatttaacaaaaatgactttgacacagtttttgacatagttttgctcttgatttagttttcaaaacaaaactatgtcaaagaaaaaaatttttttcagttttaattttttggcagttttgagttataaaatgattaaaaatgataagtta
It encodes:
- the LOC134831687 gene encoding zinc finger protein ubi-d4, whose amino-acid sequence is MSSVDIEIVSVPNLRKIESFLNDSSYRETIEISSNFNARLCMERKSRMPFVDAQTGVAQRSCHLYAHRRQRMPALREGQIYSYPSQRWRKPKRQYLMRMQNARPFRSFKRVDGPEGFPSDSLFTEKVSGGNPMQIEDSLSSSYSGLMNEGDMSKDGGTSKNSEDLPKDWLYDEIDMNDIDGMDDADNADSDFEYNVNGYKRKTSNNRRRTTNSRAGSSRRSRADASGSGESTPRRSRNPAGASANSRRRRKPAEKLPKEPDLEADTYTPAFEPTSFDSAENNFELRNYRKNVWSDHC